A stretch of Aerococcus christensenii DNA encodes these proteins:
- a CDS encoding VWA-like domain-containing protein, with product MPFHAFENMVMDKDLSEENQDSLGYADMDALYRKMRVAYITYMNFGWDSDYEKFRDYMSDYLSLLTAKLMSNQSYHGAGDVLFAGVLYQMDRQFSSTLSKPMNLSIEGLNLTLTINPVLFFMYYEGPKRMLAGIRQMCYHIIFNHLTDYDWAYKSEADGKMMSVAMEMEINQYINNLPQHSLRLDWLRDLLDQPGLKEKQGSLYYFQQMKAAYDDPKHRCHDRVWSTFEHMKGTGAIDDTYSQLSGNFDPKKTKELRIDSMEQLNNEMKKNLSMQMVIPDSQNNDLHRKIIDGIVRKAYQNLDKEMRERMSGNIKERVIRLVKQRSLNWRSIIKKGLGSAPIPYDFSKNRANRRQPFRIDLPGRVLATARRMIAFIDTSASQNKQALNYSLAELANINKTLGTDIWVVQVDTKVVQIDRLDQKTLENFSFKGRGGTSFAPAYQWLHDNGFNDENSVAVYFTDGYGDDGFERYGYHNMYWILTDADPKEASPLSTSSEGKLLYLRADEKYNHYLLNQLKRGASS from the coding sequence ATGCCTTTTCACGCTTTTGAAAATATGGTGATGGACAAGGATCTTTCAGAAGAAAATCAAGATTCTCTAGGATATGCGGATATGGATGCCCTGTATCGCAAAATGCGGGTCGCCTACATCACCTATATGAACTTCGGATGGGATAGTGATTATGAAAAATTTCGGGATTATATGAGTGATTACCTCTCTTTATTAACGGCAAAACTTATGTCGAATCAGTCCTATCATGGGGCAGGGGATGTTCTCTTTGCAGGGGTTCTCTACCAGATGGATCGTCAGTTTTCTTCTACCTTGTCGAAGCCGATGAATTTGTCGATCGAAGGATTGAACCTTACCTTGACGATTAATCCTGTTCTATTTTTCATGTATTACGAAGGCCCTAAACGTATGCTAGCAGGCATTCGCCAGATGTGTTATCACATTATCTTTAACCATTTGACGGATTATGATTGGGCTTATAAGTCTGAAGCTGACGGGAAAATGATGAGTGTTGCCATGGAAATGGAGATTAATCAATATATTAATAATCTTCCTCAACATTCGCTTCGTTTAGACTGGTTGAGAGATCTTTTAGACCAACCGGGCTTGAAGGAGAAGCAAGGTTCTCTCTATTATTTCCAACAAATGAAGGCTGCTTATGATGATCCCAAACATCGCTGCCATGATCGGGTATGGTCTACTTTTGAACATATGAAGGGGACTGGGGCTATAGATGATACTTATAGCCAGTTAAGTGGCAACTTTGATCCGAAGAAAACCAAAGAACTTCGGATTGATTCTATGGAGCAGTTAAACAATGAAATGAAGAAGAACCTCTCTATGCAGATGGTGATCCCTGATTCTCAAAACAATGACCTTCATCGAAAGATCATTGATGGGATTGTTAGAAAAGCCTATCAAAATCTAGACAAAGAAATGCGCGAGAGAATGAGCGGAAATATTAAGGAAAGAGTCATTCGTTTGGTCAAACAGAGATCTCTTAATTGGCGCTCTATCATTAAGAAGGGACTTGGTTCAGCCCCTATCCCTTATGACTTTTCTAAAAACCGGGCGAATCGGAGACAGCCGTTCAGAATTGATCTTCCTGGGCGAGTATTAGCCACCGCCCGGCGTATGATTGCATTTATTGATACATCAGCTTCTCAAAATAAACAAGCTTTAAATTATTCTTTAGCAGAACTCGCAAATATTAATAAAACCTTAGGGACAGATATTTGGGTGGTTCAGGTAGATACGAAAGTTGTTCAAATTGATCGTTTGGATCAAAAGACTCTAGAAAACTTCTCCTTTAAAGGACGGGGAGGAACTTCTTTTGCTCCTGCTTATCAGTGGTTACATGATAATGGATTTAATGATGAGAATTCTGTAGCTGTCTATTTTACAGATGGCTATGGTGATGACGGGTTTGAACGCTATGGTTACCACAATATGTATTGGATTCTTACAGATGCTGATCCAAAAGAAGCGTCCCCACTTTCTACCTCTTCAGAAGGAAAACTCCTTTATTTAAGAGCGGATGAGAAGTATAATCATTACTTGTTGAATCAACTAAAAAGGGGCGCTTCATCTTGA
- a CDS encoding ATP-binding protein — MSDRTQGLTYTAAFKGIERLLEAKSNIVIDLVGHGGIGKTQLVQELAQKKNYGFYEITCSLLQPGDLSMPVPKEDRIAYYLNPQIQAAVDEANAHPDRLVLLFLDEFNRPIAMVQGELMNLVLQRQLMGIHLPENVVVITAENPSSDTEGFEGTAYSTNARDMAINDRTMRIRMGTNLDNWLEAFARVPLANGRSRIHPLVIDFLEAEGRQYFIVTDETRDKNPTPRAYERLSHFFDDLESTGLSLTQMEDQDLLAFLIEGIEGCIGQEAGQIFLTFLQSQTGDYIKAKEIVELSGDQLPQEMLERFNAMQSVRKKRILEDLTAYLTDHTDLLEDTHLIKRYVHLLLSADPDLIYSLVNRLVSSKEGDALYTLNQALSQEESFIDKAYEITMATTGNDSCD, encoded by the coding sequence ATGTCTGATCGTACACAAGGCTTAACTTATACTGCCGCATTTAAAGGAATTGAACGTTTATTAGAAGCAAAATCGAATATTGTTATTGATTTAGTAGGGCATGGGGGAATTGGAAAAACACAGCTGGTTCAAGAATTAGCACAAAAGAAAAATTATGGTTTTTATGAAATCACTTGTTCTCTTTTGCAGCCAGGGGATTTGTCAATGCCAGTTCCTAAAGAAGATCGCATTGCTTACTATTTGAATCCTCAAATTCAAGCAGCTGTTGATGAAGCGAATGCACATCCAGATCGGTTAGTTCTTTTGTTCTTGGATGAATTTAACCGTCCGATTGCGATGGTGCAAGGGGAATTAATGAACCTTGTGCTTCAACGTCAATTGATGGGAATTCATTTACCAGAAAATGTTGTGGTGATTACAGCTGAAAACCCATCCAGTGATACGGAAGGTTTTGAAGGCACTGCCTATAGCACAAATGCTCGGGACATGGCGATCAATGACCGGACGATGCGGATAAGAATGGGGACGAATTTAGATAATTGGTTGGAAGCTTTTGCACGTGTTCCTTTAGCTAACGGAAGAAGTCGCATTCATCCTTTGGTGATTGATTTCTTAGAAGCAGAAGGTCGGCAATACTTTATTGTGACAGATGAAACGCGGGATAAAAACCCAACTCCACGTGCCTATGAACGCTTGTCTCATTTCTTTGACGATTTAGAATCGACAGGCCTTTCTTTAACCCAGATGGAAGATCAAGATCTTTTAGCCTTTTTAATTGAAGGAATAGAAGGATGTATTGGTCAAGAGGCTGGGCAAATTTTCTTAACGTTTTTGCAAAGTCAAACCGGAGACTATATTAAAGCAAAGGAAATTGTTGAACTGAGTGGGGATCAACTTCCTCAAGAAATGCTTGAGCGTTTTAACGCCATGCAATCTGTTCGTAAAAAAAGAATTTTAGAAGACCTAACCGCTTATCTCACAGATCACACAGATTTACTAGAAGATACACATTTGATTAAGCGTTATGTGCATTTGTTATTATCGGCTGATCCAGATTTGATCTATTCTTTAGTTAATCGGTTAGTTTCCAGTAAGGAAGGGGATGCGCTCTATACGCTTAACCAAGCCTTATCTCAAGAAGAATCCTTTATTGATAAAGCTTATGAAATTACAATGGCTACCACAGGAAATGATTCCTGTGACTAG
- a CDS encoding NADPH-dependent FMN reductase has translation MKIVGIIGNNASKSHNRMLLEHMAERYGAENEFVLAEIKDIPLFNADFMGQDVPASVNELADLIESADGVVISTAEYDHAITAALKSVLEWLSSVRKPFQGKPILIVGASLGALGSVRAQDNLRNILTSPGLYAKVFPGAEFLVDRAGQKFDEDGKFTDQGSIEFLDMLFNQYLDFIAEQKA, from the coding sequence ATGAAAATTGTAGGGATTATCGGAAACAACGCTTCCAAATCACATAACAGAATGTTATTGGAACATATGGCAGAACGTTACGGTGCTGAAAATGAATTCGTCCTCGCTGAAATTAAGGACATTCCTCTTTTCAATGCTGATTTTATGGGACAAGATGTGCCGGCTTCTGTGAATGAATTAGCAGACTTAATCGAAAGTGCCGATGGTGTGGTTATTTCAACTGCTGAATATGACCATGCAATTACTGCAGCACTTAAAAGTGTCTTAGAATGGTTATCTTCTGTTCGTAAACCTTTCCAAGGAAAACCTATTTTAATTGTTGGAGCTTCTTTAGGTGCCTTAGGTTCCGTTCGGGCCCAAGACAATTTACGTAATATTCTTACTTCACCTGGTCTTTACGCCAAAGTATTCCCAGGGGCAGAATTTTTAGTAGACCGTGCTGGACAAAAATTTGACGAAGATGGTAAGTTTACAGATCAAGGCTCTATTGAATTCCTTGACATGTTATTTAACCAATACCTCGACTTCATCGCTGAACAAAAAGCTTAA
- a CDS encoding MBL fold metallo-hydrolase → MYQVKTVVTHLLDENNYIIYQNGQALIVDPGSSPNRTKKAIEELSLTPLAILITHGHADHIGALEIIRQFYDIPVYCSKEEQLWLKDSAYNMSPMLGMGEYTCQPAEKEYLLNQENTIGPFTFKALPTPGHTKGSTCLYFENEGHPFVMTGDTLFKGSIGRSDFPGGDSEAIFPSIENHLFTLPEETIVYPGHNESSTIGNEKAHNPFFKH, encoded by the coding sequence ATGTATCAAGTTAAAACTGTCGTTACTCATTTACTTGACGAAAATAATTACATCATTTATCAAAACGGACAAGCTCTTATCGTAGATCCCGGTTCTTCTCCCAATCGTACCAAAAAAGCGATAGAGGAACTCTCCCTCACTCCTTTAGCTATTTTAATTACACATGGGCACGCGGATCATATTGGTGCTTTAGAGATTATTCGCCAATTTTACGATATTCCCGTTTATTGCAGCAAAGAAGAACAACTCTGGTTGAAAGATTCTGCTTATAATATGAGTCCTATGCTAGGTATGGGAGAATACACCTGCCAGCCAGCCGAGAAAGAATACCTCCTCAATCAAGAAAATACCATTGGACCCTTCACCTTTAAAGCCTTGCCAACGCCTGGACATACCAAAGGCTCGACTTGTCTTTACTTTGAAAATGAAGGGCACCCTTTTGTCATGACAGGAGATACTCTCTTCAAGGGAAGCATCGGACGATCAGATTTTCCAGGAGGCGATAGTGAAGCTATTTTCCCATCCATCGAGAATCACCTTTTCACCCTTCCTGAAGAAACGATTGTTTATCCTGGACACAATGAATCTTCAACTATCGGAAATGAAAAAGCACATAATCCCTTCTTTAAGCATTAA
- the pip gene encoding prolyl aminopeptidase, translating to MLTGYEHVNVNRDLYIQVNDVHQLYVADCGNPKGVPVVFLHGGPGGHTGKACLQFFNPEKYRVILFDQRGCGKSQPFLSTEKNTPFDSVHDMEVIRQYFGFSSWVVFGGSYGSSLALTYAIIHPERVKHLVLRGIFLGRKVDVDWLYRGGAGYFYPEQYESFRSFVSEYEDPVVGYHEALIGDDEERRDEAYKRWAKWEDSLLTLFPKFPDPTTLSDEERSISLMENHYFYHKMFFESDNYLLEQADRYADIPMDIVQGRYDVICPPFGAHALAKACPKARLHLIEASCHSPYEPAMKDQLIRIMDNLGN from the coding sequence ATGTTAACAGGGTACGAGCATGTTAATGTCAATCGAGATTTATATATTCAAGTGAATGATGTTCATCAATTATATGTGGCAGATTGCGGAAATCCTAAGGGTGTTCCTGTTGTTTTTTTGCATGGAGGACCTGGTGGACATACGGGCAAAGCTTGCTTACAATTTTTTAACCCAGAAAAATATCGAGTAATCCTTTTCGATCAGAGAGGGTGTGGAAAAAGTCAGCCTTTCTTGTCAACAGAAAAGAACACGCCTTTTGATAGTGTTCACGATATGGAAGTGATTCGCCAGTACTTTGGTTTTTCTTCATGGGTAGTATTTGGAGGATCTTATGGGTCAAGTTTAGCCTTAACCTACGCCATTATTCATCCAGAACGCGTGAAACATTTAGTTTTGAGAGGAATCTTTTTAGGGAGAAAAGTGGATGTCGATTGGTTATACAGAGGAGGAGCTGGGTATTTTTATCCTGAACAATATGAAAGCTTCCGTTCCTTTGTTTCGGAATATGAAGATCCTGTAGTTGGTTATCATGAAGCTTTGATAGGTGACGATGAAGAACGTAGGGATGAAGCCTACAAGCGCTGGGCGAAGTGGGAGGATTCTTTATTGACGCTCTTCCCTAAATTCCCAGATCCTACAACCTTATCAGATGAAGAACGGTCCATTAGTTTGATGGAGAATCACTACTTTTATCATAAGATGTTCTTTGAATCAGATAATTACTTGTTAGAACAAGCTGATCGGTATGCGGACATACCGATGGATATTGTTCAAGGACGTTATGATGTGATTTGTCCACCTTTTGGCGCTCATGCCTTGGCCAAGGCTTGTCCGAAAGCTCGCCTTCACTTAATAGAGGCTTCTTGCCACAGCCCTTATGAGCCTGCCATGAAAGATCAATTGATTCGTATTATGGATAATCTTGGAAATTAA
- the mprF gene encoding bifunctional lysylphosphatidylglycerol flippase/synthetase MprF, which produces MKGRFMKELMNKHKRLLKTLFYFLLFFLLALLVKHEMGTIDWRLFLTALSQLSTTTRFLLIFFGLLGFSFNGWYDFCATRNYKLTATPLDILKMGWISQAFNEFIGLGGFTGGALRASFYQKAGLSTKDSLQITLETWFASFLGLGFLVIGMFIEQPPTGVYRLLAIAYCLYFPLFFFWEHLPFVGKWVRKTGYIEISYQKKFRYCLVSLGDWLASFSYFYLVMTLFLQDVTPGLALMVYACSNVIGILSFVPGGLGTFDMSVLFLFQQAGFSGDRILAGIVVLRVCYYVAPWMLACCHVFHEWLSDHLFEGNLQTANIARFVGRFVSASLFLNGVLLIASVFSPAIPERIRLLKYFIPRFFQNVSVLIVLLTGVILLLISYGLFKRIKRALWIALIILPIGAVACLVKGLDYEEAIFLWMNTYLLYQTRYLFTRNHLPLNRKTIMTTFMMCFLFLLIIFYLANHVTALRTIRKISLLNPTHTLMYLIVLLSLTVMILFTRTDRITFLPPNEKEIRQFEDLVNQYGGSEYSHLVYLYDKMIFFNEDQTVAILYRPSGDNLVALGDPIGKTEDFQEALEEFLLFSEQTNMTAGFYEVSPHSLDAFCSLGYATMKIGESAQVDLEAFSFDGKKNKNRRSVRNDMERAGLRFEVLNPPFDPSFLEDIRKISDAWLKGRDEMSFSLGTFQEDYLNRERIALLRDDLQIYAFATIMPISNEKVSIDLMRYLTHPAGDVMQMLILQLLQWSKDQGYQIFDLGMAPLANVGSKSFSSSRDKTLHLAYNFGNRFYGFKGLRNYKQKFRPRWENRYVIYSNQSALVKLLIALLDITHRSNG; this is translated from the coding sequence ATGAAAGGACGATTTATGAAGGAATTGATGAATAAACACAAGCGGTTGTTGAAGACGCTGTTTTATTTTTTGTTATTTTTCCTATTAGCTTTACTCGTGAAGCATGAAATGGGAACCATTGATTGGCGGCTCTTTTTGACAGCATTGTCTCAGTTATCAACAACGACACGATTTTTACTAATATTTTTTGGCTTATTAGGATTTAGTTTTAATGGCTGGTATGATTTTTGTGCGACCCGAAATTATAAATTAACGGCCACTCCCTTAGATATTTTAAAAATGGGGTGGATTAGTCAAGCCTTTAATGAGTTTATTGGATTAGGCGGCTTTACAGGAGGCGCCTTACGTGCAAGCTTCTATCAAAAGGCAGGCCTTTCTACTAAAGATTCCTTGCAGATTACTTTAGAAACCTGGTTTGCATCTTTTTTAGGATTAGGTTTTTTAGTGATAGGAATGTTTATAGAACAGCCTCCGACGGGTGTGTATCGACTTTTAGCGATTGCCTATTGCCTTTATTTTCCTTTGTTCTTTTTTTGGGAACACTTACCCTTTGTAGGAAAATGGGTACGAAAAACGGGTTATATTGAAATTTCTTACCAGAAAAAGTTTCGTTATTGCCTGGTTTCTTTAGGGGATTGGCTGGCTTCCTTTTCTTATTTCTATTTAGTCATGACCTTGTTTTTACAGGATGTGACACCGGGCCTCGCTTTGATGGTATATGCTTGTTCTAATGTGATCGGCATTCTTTCTTTTGTGCCCGGAGGATTAGGAACATTTGATATGAGTGTGCTTTTCCTGTTTCAACAAGCAGGGTTTAGCGGAGACCGCATTTTAGCGGGAATTGTTGTGTTAAGAGTATGCTACTATGTGGCGCCATGGATGCTCGCTTGCTGCCATGTTTTTCATGAATGGTTGAGTGATCACCTCTTTGAAGGCAATCTTCAGACGGCAAATATTGCCCGTTTTGTGGGAAGATTTGTATCTGCTTCCCTTTTCTTAAATGGGGTTTTATTGATTGCTTCTGTGTTTTCACCAGCGATTCCTGAACGAATTCGCTTGTTGAAGTATTTCATCCCTCGCTTTTTTCAAAATGTTTCCGTTTTGATTGTCCTTTTAACGGGGGTTATTTTACTTTTAATTTCGTATGGTTTGTTTAAACGGATAAAGCGGGCCTTGTGGATAGCTTTGATTATTTTACCTATTGGAGCGGTAGCTTGTTTGGTGAAAGGATTAGATTATGAAGAGGCGATCTTCCTCTGGATGAATACTTATCTACTTTATCAGACGCGCTATCTCTTTACCAGGAATCACTTGCCTCTAAATAGAAAAACAATTATGACCACTTTTATGATGTGTTTTCTCTTTTTGTTGATTATTTTCTACTTGGCAAATCACGTTACTGCTTTGAGAACGATTCGCAAGATTTCCTTACTGAATCCTACGCATACTTTAATGTATCTCATTGTCCTATTGAGCTTGACCGTGATGATCCTCTTTACTCGAACAGATCGGATTACTTTTCTACCGCCGAATGAAAAGGAAATTCGTCAGTTTGAAGACTTAGTGAATCAATATGGGGGGAGTGAGTATAGCCATCTGGTCTATCTTTACGATAAGATGATTTTCTTTAATGAAGATCAAACGGTCGCCATTCTTTACCGGCCTTCTGGAGATAACCTAGTGGCTTTAGGGGATCCAATAGGGAAAACAGAAGATTTCCAAGAAGCCCTTGAAGAATTTCTCCTGTTTTCTGAGCAAACCAATATGACAGCAGGCTTTTATGAAGTTAGTCCACATTCTTTGGATGCTTTTTGCTCTTTGGGATACGCAACCATGAAGATTGGGGAATCCGCCCAAGTGGATTTAGAAGCATTTAGTTTCGATGGCAAAAAGAATAAAAATAGGCGTTCCGTGCGCAATGATATGGAGAGGGCAGGGCTTCGGTTTGAAGTCTTGAATCCGCCTTTTGACCCGAGCTTTTTAGAAGACATTCGAAAAATTTCGGATGCCTGGTTGAAGGGGAGAGATGAAATGAGTTTCTCATTAGGGACTTTCCAAGAAGACTATCTCAATCGGGAGCGCATCGCTTTACTTCGCGATGACCTGCAAATTTATGCCTTTGCGACCATTATGCCTATTTCTAATGAGAAAGTTTCCATCGATCTCATGCGCTATCTCACTCATCCAGCTGGCGACGTGATGCAGATGTTGATTTTACAACTTTTACAATGGTCGAAGGACCAAGGCTACCAAATTTTTGATCTGGGGATGGCGCCTTTGGCTAACGTCGGCAGTAAGTCTTTCTCTTCTTCTCGGGATAAAACCCTTCACTTAGCTTATAATTTTGGTAATCGTTTTTACGGATTTAAAGGTTTAAGAAATTATAAGCAGAAGTTTCGTCCTCGTTGGGAAAATCGTTATGTGATTTATTCCAATCAATCTGCTTTAGTGAAACTTTTGATTGCTCTCTTGGATATTACACATCGAAGTAATGGATAG
- the pnuC gene encoding nicotinamide riboside transporter PnuC — MEEKLKQKSAIKKGLNLLTDVALVGITAFGSFQNGWFNLPNLVSWMGLIGVIGLAKKWQGNFIFNSIQNISAAIVAGKNRVYGDMFTSIYYLFTQIFGFKQWSGHKNAEGELVVDKTTNWKFVGLAILVGFFGLGSLSYFMGGALIFWDAFNNATAIIAQYMQLVQRKRSSWILWLITNIISLYIFVQQGVPQMAIMYFVFSLNAIRGYINWTE; from the coding sequence ATGGAAGAAAAATTAAAACAGAAGTCTGCTATTAAAAAGGGTTTGAATCTTTTAACGGATGTAGCTTTAGTAGGAATTACAGCTTTTGGTTCTTTTCAAAATGGATGGTTTAACTTACCTAATTTAGTTTCTTGGATGGGATTAATCGGAGTGATTGGGCTGGCTAAGAAATGGCAGGGAAACTTTATTTTTAACTCGATTCAAAATATATCGGCAGCCATAGTTGCTGGTAAGAATCGTGTATATGGGGACATGTTCACTAGTATTTATTATTTATTTACCCAAATCTTTGGATTCAAACAATGGAGCGGGCATAAAAATGCGGAAGGTGAATTAGTTGTCGACAAAACGACTAATTGGAAGTTTGTAGGGTTAGCTATTTTGGTAGGGTTCTTTGGCTTAGGTTCTCTTTCTTACTTCATGGGAGGTGCTTTAATCTTTTGGGATGCCTTTAATAATGCCACTGCGATTATTGCACAATATATGCAATTGGTTCAGCGGAAACGTTCTTCCTGGATTCTATGGTTAATAACAAATATCATTTCCTTGTATATTTTTGTTCAGCAAGGGGTTCCGCAAATGGCAATTATGTATTTTGTCTTTTCTTTGAATGCCATTCGTGGGTATATCAATTGGACAGAATAA
- a CDS encoding universal stress protein, translating to MIKDAQKILVAVDDSKQAYQAFKKAVQVAKAMQVNIYLVSVLDEALFNPKTRDSIIADQLIQERKQLLQDYKLEAEEEDHFTDVTTEVLVADPKRQIVHFIKENPAYQLVVVGATGKNATERLFIGSVSQYIVRHSPVSVMLVR from the coding sequence ATGATTAAAGATGCTCAAAAAATTTTAGTGGCTGTGGATGACTCTAAACAAGCTTACCAAGCTTTCAAAAAAGCCGTTCAAGTAGCTAAAGCGATGCAGGTTAATATTTATTTAGTTTCGGTATTAGACGAAGCGCTCTTCAATCCTAAAACTAGAGACAGCATCATCGCTGATCAGTTAATACAGGAGCGCAAGCAATTACTTCAAGATTACAAACTTGAGGCCGAAGAAGAAGATCACTTTACAGACGTGACAACAGAAGTTCTTGTAGCGGATCCTAAGCGTCAAATCGTGCATTTCATCAAAGAAAATCCCGCTTATCAACTCGTTGTTGTCGGTGCTACTGGGAAAAATGCAACCGAACGTTTATTCATCGGTTCCGTTTCACAATATATCGTTCGTCATTCTCCCGTTTCGGTCATGCTTGTTCGATAA
- a CDS encoding universal stress protein, translated as MSNLCKKILVPIDGSDQAKKAFEEAVHFALTQNSELTILTVVADYLRYDFGELNLRSKYQNSTAYEELLRQYQLFAQQAGVKEVSLKIKQGDPRKEILNVAKEEKSDLIIMGSTGKGMIDRLLIGSVSEFIMNHSSCDVLITK; from the coding sequence ATGTCAAATCTATGCAAAAAAATTTTAGTGCCTATTGATGGCTCTGATCAAGCGAAAAAAGCTTTTGAAGAAGCTGTTCATTTTGCTCTTACACAAAACAGTGAACTTACTATCTTAACCGTTGTCGCAGATTATCTCCGTTATGACTTTGGTGAATTAAATTTAAGGTCAAAATACCAAAATTCAACGGCCTATGAAGAACTTCTTCGTCAATATCAGCTTTTTGCCCAACAAGCTGGCGTCAAAGAAGTCTCTTTAAAAATTAAACAAGGTGATCCTAGAAAAGAAATTCTAAATGTCGCTAAAGAAGAAAAAAGCGATCTCATTATTATGGGATCTACTGGCAAAGGAATGATCGATCGTCTACTGATTGGATCTGTTTCTGAATTCATTATGAATCATTCCTCCTGCGATGTTCTTATTACCAAATGA
- the nth gene encoding endonuclease III: MLSDACCLHVLKTIMSLYPNAGPTLNFQNSFELLVAVVLSAQTTDKQVNKVTPGLFQAFPTPKALAKGTPLEIETYINQIGLYHNKARYLHALGKSLHEDFHDQVPKTRHQLMQLAGVGRKTANVVLSVAFNQPTLGVDTHITRIAKHHQLVQPDATVRQIEDRLISVLPPEDIFHVHHALISFGREICTPKHPKCTNYPELYSCQEIRKDNLHG; the protein is encoded by the coding sequence TTGCTCAGTGATGCTTGCTGCCTACATGTTTTAAAAACGATCATGTCCCTCTATCCTAATGCAGGGCCGACCCTCAACTTTCAGAATTCCTTTGAACTTTTAGTGGCTGTTGTTCTTTCTGCCCAAACGACAGATAAGCAAGTTAACAAAGTTACTCCCGGTTTATTTCAAGCCTTCCCTACGCCGAAAGCCTTAGCCAAAGGAACACCTCTAGAAATTGAAACTTACATCAATCAAATTGGACTCTACCACAATAAAGCCCGTTACCTGCATGCCTTAGGGAAATCCCTTCACGAAGACTTCCACGATCAAGTTCCCAAAACAAGGCATCAACTGATGCAGTTAGCAGGTGTTGGAAGAAAAACTGCCAACGTCGTTCTTTCTGTAGCCTTCAATCAACCTACCTTAGGTGTAGATACCCACATTACCCGTATTGCTAAACACCATCAACTTGTTCAACCGGATGCTACTGTTCGACAAATTGAAGACCGACTGATCTCTGTGCTTCCGCCAGAAGATATCTTCCATGTCCATCACGCGCTCATTTCTTTTGGAAGGGAGATCTGTACCCCCAAACATCCCAAATGCACAAACTATCCTGAACTTTACTCTTGTCAAGAAATCAGAAAGGACAATCTCCATGGATAA
- a CDS encoding 5-formyltetrahydrofolate cyclo-ligase: MDKATLRHQIKKKRPLLSPAYYDKANKIISNRILNLDIFQSAQTILAFSAMTYEFDSSILQQKAYQQGKKWLLPRVQGKSLSLHAVTPGQTLELSSFGIQEPPLSVPTTSLQDVDLIILPCLSCNHFGERLGYGGGYYDRLLMHYTGATLLPYFEKLMVEVIPTDRYDRKADLVVTEKGLFQGLTSKVSL; encoded by the coding sequence ATGGATAAAGCTACCCTTCGCCATCAAATCAAAAAAAAACGCCCTTTACTCTCTCCTGCTTATTACGATAAAGCTAATAAAATCATTAGCAATCGAATCTTAAACTTAGATATTTTCCAATCCGCTCAAACGATTCTGGCTTTCTCTGCGATGACTTATGAATTTGATAGCTCTATCCTTCAACAGAAAGCCTACCAGCAAGGGAAAAAATGGCTTCTTCCTCGCGTTCAAGGCAAATCACTAAGTTTGCATGCAGTGACTCCTGGTCAAACCTTAGAACTCTCTTCCTTTGGGATTCAAGAGCCCCCTCTTTCTGTCCCAACTACCTCTCTTCAAGACGTAGACCTCATCATTCTTCCCTGTCTAAGCTGTAACCATTTTGGAGAGAGACTAGGATATGGGGGAGGATATTACGATCGTCTTTTGATGCACTATACTGGGGCTACCCTTCTTCCTTACTTTGAAAAATTGATGGTAGAGGTCATTCCTACTGATCGCTACGATCGAAAGGCAGACCTCGTGGTTACAGAAAAAGGCCTCTTTCAAGGCCTCACTTCCAAAGTATCACTCTAA
- the ybaK gene encoding Cys-tRNA(Pro) deacylase: MSKKIKKTNAMRQLDQAHIAYEVNTFEYDEEDVTGQHHYQKQAEEGRAIYKTLVARTHDKEIVVLVIPIDQELDLKKCARQVGTKNLELVHVKELLGLTGYVRGGCSPLGMKTAFRTWIQEDCLQEEKIYISGGERGKQIIVNPIELVNFLACQTADLIR, translated from the coding sequence ATGTCTAAAAAAATCAAAAAGACAAACGCTATGCGCCAATTAGATCAAGCGCATATTGCTTATGAAGTGAATACTTTCGAGTATGATGAGGAGGATGTCACCGGACAGCATCACTATCAAAAACAAGCAGAAGAAGGACGCGCAATCTATAAAACGCTAGTTGCCCGGACACATGATAAAGAAATTGTGGTATTAGTGATTCCTATTGATCAAGAATTGGACTTAAAGAAATGTGCCCGACAAGTAGGGACTAAGAACTTAGAATTAGTCCATGTCAAAGAACTTTTAGGATTAACAGGATATGTTCGTGGGGGCTGTTCGCCTCTTGGCATGAAAACAGCCTTCCGAACTTGGATTCAGGAAGACTGTTTACAAGAAGAAAAGATTTATATTTCAGGAGGAGAACGTGGCAAGCAAATTATTGTTAATCCTATAGAGTTAGTGAACTTCCTAGCTTGTCAAACGGCGGACTTAATCCGTTAA